In Desulfosediminicola ganghwensis, a single window of DNA contains:
- a CDS encoding OmpP1/FadL family transporter: MKQIDSRFIFAAPFILGAAMATNVDAAGFQLSEHSANGLGRAYAGEAATVENSSVIFRNPAAMSYFDRTAISVGAVYIKPAINIDGDSAIYGSAHQNDAANGGLLPNLSVVHPLKNDWWVGISLGSNFNTGVEYDSDFTGSHFGDLAEITTADINFSLARKITDTLSIGAGLSAIWGEGRVKSSLPLSLGGATLLDLEGDDWTWNWNIGAMWQINRDNRLGITYKHHATLDLEGTAISEVGLPSGNGKLPLELPAMVEVASFHQLTDRLALHFGINWSSWSRFESLTADIEGSIVEVKREDWQDTFKFSVGTTYQLNEAIMLRAGFAYDQPAADEEHRTITIPDSDRFWYSAGIGYAISTNSVIDLGLTYIHFLGTDIHESFTPPTGSGLPADDLDVSASGHA; encoded by the coding sequence ATGAAACAGATAGACAGTAGATTTATTTTCGCAGCTCCATTTATTTTAGGTGCTGCCATGGCCACCAATGTTGATGCGGCAGGATTTCAACTCAGCGAACACTCTGCTAACGGCCTGGGACGTGCCTATGCCGGCGAAGCAGCAACTGTGGAAAACAGCAGTGTGATTTTCAGAAATCCCGCAGCTATGAGCTATTTTGATCGTACTGCCATCTCGGTCGGTGCCGTCTACATCAAGCCCGCAATTAACATCGACGGGGACTCTGCAATTTACGGGTCTGCCCATCAGAATGACGCAGCCAATGGCGGCTTGTTGCCCAACCTCTCAGTGGTGCATCCCCTGAAAAATGATTGGTGGGTCGGTATTTCCTTGGGCTCGAACTTTAATACAGGTGTGGAATATGACTCCGACTTCACAGGTTCTCATTTTGGGGATCTTGCTGAAATTACCACGGCAGACATAAACTTCAGCCTTGCCAGAAAGATCACCGACACTTTGAGTATCGGTGCGGGATTAAGCGCTATCTGGGGAGAAGGCAGAGTGAAAAGTTCATTGCCACTATCCCTTGGTGGGGCGACTCTTCTCGACCTGGAGGGCGATGACTGGACCTGGAACTGGAACATCGGCGCCATGTGGCAGATTAACCGGGACAACCGACTTGGAATTACCTACAAGCATCACGCGACGTTAGATCTGGAAGGAACGGCTATTTCCGAGGTAGGTTTGCCCTCGGGTAACGGTAAGCTACCGCTTGAACTACCCGCAATGGTTGAGGTTGCAAGTTTTCACCAACTTACTGACAGGCTCGCCCTGCACTTTGGTATCAACTGGTCGAGCTGGTCCCGTTTCGAATCTCTCACCGCAGATATCGAAGGTAGCATCGTTGAAGTCAAGCGGGAAGACTGGCAGGATACGTTTAAGTTCAGTGTTGGCACTACCTATCAACTTAATGAAGCCATCATGCTGCGTGCCGGTTTCGCGTATGATCAGCCAGCCGCAGATGAAGAACACCGTACCATCACCATTCCCGATTCAGACAGGTTCTGGTATAGCGCAGGAATCGGTTACGCCATCAGCACCAATAGCGTAATCGATCTCGGTCTAACCTATATTCATTTCCTGGGTACTGATATCCACGAGTCATTCACTCCGCCAACGGGAAGCGGGCTTCCTGCCGATGACTTGGACGTCAGTGCCAGCGGGCATGCCTGA
- a CDS encoding IS110 family transposase, producing MSSQLTREVILGVDTHLDQHIGVVIDSVGKLLGHLSVTANSKGYKQLAKWARSFGDLQRAGIEGTGTYGAGLARYLAAEDVLVLEINRPDRSMRRFRGKSDPTDAESAARTVLSGTDCAVPKSQSGAAEAMRIISVARRSTVKSRTQTINQLRGLLISAPDEIRSRLWKSNAAECAKCCARLRSLGETNWSKTLATTLRLLAKRWLYLTEELKLLDKDLEQLTAKAATRVRKQFGVGPQTAAILLSVAGDNPERLRSESALASLCGVNPLEASSGKTVRHRLNRGGNRAANNALWTIAMVRMRSDPRTQVYVARRTAEGKSVKEIHRCLKRYIVRELYPLILADLEDAALTS from the coding sequence ATGAGCAGCCAACTGACACGTGAGGTAATCCTTGGTGTTGATACCCACTTGGACCAGCACATTGGAGTCGTCATTGATAGCGTAGGCAAACTTTTAGGTCATTTATCAGTTACAGCTAATTCAAAAGGATATAAACAATTAGCTAAATGGGCTCGATCTTTTGGAGACCTGCAAAGAGCGGGGATTGAAGGTACTGGAACTTATGGTGCGGGCCTGGCCAGGTATCTTGCTGCGGAGGATGTTTTAGTTCTGGAAATTAATCGACCAGATCGTTCAATGCGCCGATTTCGTGGAAAATCTGATCCAACAGATGCTGAGAGTGCAGCCCGCACCGTTTTATCAGGTACCGACTGTGCAGTTCCAAAATCACAGTCAGGTGCAGCAGAAGCAATGCGTATTATTTCAGTTGCTCGACGTAGCACGGTTAAATCCAGGACACAGACAATCAACCAGCTAAGAGGCTTGTTAATTTCTGCGCCAGATGAAATAAGATCAAGATTATGGAAATCAAATGCTGCCGAGTGTGCGAAATGCTGTGCACGCCTTCGTTCTTTGGGTGAAACAAACTGGTCGAAAACCTTGGCAACAACACTTCGCCTCCTTGCTAAGCGCTGGTTATACTTGACAGAAGAACTGAAGTTATTAGACAAAGATCTGGAACAATTGACTGCAAAAGCAGCTACGCGGGTGCGTAAGCAGTTTGGTGTCGGGCCTCAAACAGCTGCCATATTGCTATCTGTAGCCGGCGATAATCCTGAACGTTTACGAAGTGAATCAGCACTTGCATCGTTGTGCGGTGTTAACCCTTTGGAAGCATCTTCTGGGAAAACAGTCCGTCACCGCCTGAATAGAGGTGGTAACCGAGCTGCAAACAATGCTCTCTGGACGATCGCCATGGTACGCATGAGGAGTGATCCACGCACCCAGGTTTATGTCGCTCGTAGAACTGCAGAAGGAAAATCCGTGAAAGAGATACATCGTTGTTTGAAACGTTATATTGTCAGAGAATTGTACCCATTAATTTTGGCTGATTTGGAAGATGCCGCCTTGACCTCTTGA
- a CDS encoding HesA/MoeB/ThiF family protein — MILSEQEKERYARHIILDGVGEAGQQKLKKARVLIVGVGGLGSPLSLYLAAAGVGTLGLVDDDLVSVSNLQRQVLYSSEDVGHSKVNVAREKLQALNPHITIRANECRLLEENALELVQDYNIIVDGCDNLFTRYLINDACVRLGKVYVYGAIREYSGQVSVFNFQGGPSYRCLYPYSELVKNATQPQGVMGVLPGIVANLQGSETIKLITGVGTPLSGELMLIDLLTNMFQKVTIARQENWGENLLV; from the coding sequence ATGATATTGTCGGAGCAGGAAAAAGAGAGATATGCCCGTCATATTATCCTGGATGGCGTCGGTGAAGCCGGTCAGCAGAAGTTGAAAAAGGCCAGGGTGCTCATTGTGGGAGTAGGGGGCCTCGGTTCGCCGCTGTCTCTATACCTGGCAGCGGCAGGGGTTGGCACGCTCGGGCTGGTAGACGATGATCTGGTCTCAGTCTCGAACCTGCAACGGCAGGTACTCTATTCGTCAGAAGATGTCGGCCACTCCAAGGTGAACGTTGCCAGAGAAAAGCTGCAGGCACTCAATCCGCATATCACCATCAGGGCGAATGAATGCAGACTCCTCGAAGAGAACGCTCTGGAGTTAGTTCAAGATTACAATATTATAGTGGACGGCTGTGACAATCTCTTCACCAGGTATCTGATAAATGATGCCTGTGTCAGGCTCGGCAAAGTGTATGTTTATGGTGCTATCCGTGAGTATAGTGGTCAGGTAAGCGTCTTTAATTTCCAGGGGGGGCCTTCGTATCGCTGCCTGTACCCGTATAGCGAGTTGGTAAAAAATGCAACCCAGCCGCAAGGGGTGATGGGGGTGTTGCCGGGAATTGTTGCCAACTTGCAGGGTTCAGAAACGATCAAGCTTATTACTGGTGTGGGTACTCCGCTTTCAGGAGAGTTAATGCTTATCGATTTACTGACCAATATGTTTCAGAAAGTCACAATAGCCAGGCAGGAGAACTGGGGCGAGAATCTACTGGTTTGA
- the thiH gene encoding 2-iminoacetate synthase ThiH, protein MSFYDELIRHDWQATSDSIVAKTESDVRGALAKERLGLDDFKALISPAAAPFLEEMAQRSMQLTQKRFGKTIQLYIPLYLSNYCTNGCVYCGFNCKTAIGRKKLNMEEIRQEIEAIKKLGYSHILLVSGEAPQVADADYFLKVLREIGDDFSQLAIEVQPLQQHEYEKLAAAGLNFVCIYQETYNREKYGEYHPFGSKADFRYRLETPDRLGRARIHKIGLACLLGLEDWRTDSFFTAMHLHYLEKTYWRTRYSISLPRLQPHAGGYEANHPINDRQMVQLICAYRLFAPEMEISISTREGRRFRDNVVRLGATSFSAGSSTEPGGYANPGGELEQFTIDDDRSPAEVAEMIRAQGYEPVWKDWDSIMTAGAEEKE, encoded by the coding sequence ATGAGTTTTTATGATGAATTAATCCGCCATGACTGGCAGGCAACCAGCGATTCAATTGTTGCTAAAACGGAAAGTGATGTGCGGGGAGCCCTGGCCAAAGAACGTCTTGGGCTTGATGATTTTAAGGCTCTGATCTCCCCTGCGGCTGCGCCATTTCTCGAAGAGATGGCCCAGCGCTCGATGCAGCTTACCCAGAAAAGATTTGGTAAAACCATCCAGCTCTATATTCCGCTCTATCTTTCCAACTACTGTACTAACGGTTGTGTCTACTGTGGTTTCAATTGCAAGACCGCCATAGGTAGAAAGAAATTGAATATGGAGGAAATAAGACAGGAAATCGAGGCGATAAAGAAGCTTGGATATTCCCATATTCTGCTGGTCAGTGGCGAGGCGCCCCAGGTTGCGGACGCCGATTATTTTCTTAAAGTGCTCAGGGAAATTGGTGATGATTTTTCCCAGTTGGCAATTGAAGTGCAGCCGCTTCAGCAGCACGAATATGAAAAGCTGGCAGCAGCAGGTCTGAATTTTGTCTGTATCTACCAGGAGACATACAACCGGGAAAAATACGGCGAATATCACCCTTTCGGCAGTAAGGCGGACTTTCGTTACAGGCTGGAAACTCCCGACAGGCTCGGCAGGGCCAGGATTCACAAAATTGGTTTGGCCTGTCTTCTCGGGCTGGAGGATTGGCGCACCGATTCCTTTTTTACAGCCATGCATCTACATTATCTGGAGAAGACGTACTGGCGAACCCGGTACTCTATTTCCCTGCCCCGGTTGCAGCCGCATGCTGGCGGTTACGAAGCAAATCATCCTATCAATGACAGGCAGATGGTCCAGTTGATCTGTGCATACCGGCTCTTTGCCCCTGAGATGGAAATATCTATTTCCACCCGTGAGGGAAGAAGGTTTCGTGATAATGTGGTTCGGCTGGGGGCTACCTCATTCAGTGCGGGTTCGAGCACCGAGCCCGGTGGTTATGCCAATCCCGGCGGTGAGCTGGAGCAGTTTACCATAGATGATGACAGGAGCCCGGCAGAGGTCGCAGAGATGATTCGAGCCCAGGGGTATGAGCCGGTCTGGAAAGATTGGGATAGCATAATGACAGCTGGTGCAGAGGAGAAGGAATGA
- a CDS encoding thiazole synthase codes for MSGSSLKIADCTFESRLFTGTGKFASNNLMRNAIIASESELVTVALKRVDLADNNDDILRHLDHPRLQLLPNTSGVRNAREAVFVAQMAREALGTNWLKLEIHPDPKYLLPDPVETLLATEELVKQGFIVMPYIQADPVLCKRLEEAGAATVMPLGAPIGTNKGIQTAEMLKIIIEQSQVPVVVDAGIGAPSHAAYAMELGADAVLVNTAIAVSLNPVQMGQAFKMAVEAGRMAYEARLAEVRDNAEASSPLTAFLDNE; via the coding sequence GTGAGTGGAAGTTCTTTGAAAATAGCAGATTGCACATTTGAGTCTCGTCTTTTTACGGGAACCGGCAAATTCGCTTCAAACAATCTGATGCGCAATGCCATCATCGCGTCGGAGAGTGAGTTGGTGACGGTGGCGCTGAAGCGTGTCGATCTGGCAGATAACAATGATGATATTTTGCGTCATCTCGATCATCCGAGGCTTCAGTTGCTGCCAAATACTTCTGGCGTGCGTAATGCCAGGGAGGCTGTTTTTGTGGCCCAGATGGCGAGAGAGGCACTTGGTACCAATTGGCTGAAACTAGAAATTCACCCCGACCCTAAATACCTGCTGCCTGATCCGGTTGAGACGCTTCTGGCTACCGAGGAGTTGGTAAAACAGGGGTTCATCGTTATGCCATATATCCAGGCAGATCCTGTTCTCTGCAAGAGGCTGGAAGAGGCCGGGGCGGCAACTGTTATGCCCCTAGGAGCACCAATTGGCACCAATAAAGGTATCCAGACTGCAGAGATGTTGAAAATCATTATCGAGCAATCACAGGTGCCGGTTGTGGTTGATGCGGGAATAGGGGCTCCATCCCATGCCGCGTATGCAATGGAGCTTGGTGCCGATGCTGTATTGGTCAATACCGCAATTGCCGTTTCACTTAACCCGGTGCAGATGGGACAAGCTTTTAAAATGGCGGTTGAAGCCGGTCGTATGGCATATGAAGCGAGACTGGCAGAGGTACGCGACAATGCCGAGGCGAGCAGCCCCTTAACTGCCTTTCTTGATAATGAGTAA
- a CDS encoding thiamine phosphate synthase: protein MIAGKIQFITDPRPDSSLVEQAEVVCRAGIDWLQFRFKDADRDEKLSVGKEVAEICRSFKATFMVNDDIELAAELGADGVHLGLDDGEPQMARDLLGSSAIIGGTCNTFADIELRHKQGVDYIGLGPYRFTSTKKNLSPTLGLEGYRTIMQECRRRGITTPIVAIGGIAVEDIAPLISSGVHGVAISSLILDAENPQSRIAAIRQQVS from the coding sequence ATGATTGCTGGAAAAATTCAGTTTATTACAGACCCACGCCCTGATTCCAGTCTTGTGGAGCAAGCGGAGGTCGTTTGTCGCGCAGGGATAGATTGGTTGCAGTTTCGTTTTAAAGATGCCGATCGGGATGAGAAGCTTTCAGTAGGTAAGGAGGTGGCCGAGATTTGCCGGAGTTTCAAGGCAACATTTATGGTCAACGACGACATTGAGCTGGCTGCGGAACTTGGTGCCGACGGCGTTCATCTCGGCCTGGATGATGGTGAGCCTCAAATGGCCAGGGATTTGCTCGGTAGCTCGGCGATCATTGGCGGGACATGCAATACTTTTGCAGATATTGAGCTGAGACACAAGCAAGGCGTCGATTATATCGGGCTCGGGCCGTATCGATTTACCTCAACCAAAAAGAATCTGAGCCCGACTCTTGGGCTTGAGGGGTATCGGACCATAATGCAGGAATGCCGGCGGCGGGGGATTACAACTCCAATTGTCGCCATTGGCGGAATTGCGGTTGAAGATATCGCACCGCTTATTTCTTCAGGTGTCCATGGTGTTGCCATTTCATCACTCATTCTTGATGCCGAAAATCCCCAGAGCAGGATAGCTGCCATCAGGCAACAGGTTTCATAA
- a CDS encoding thiamine phosphate synthase has protein sequence MKLLVISTPGFDGAETETINALFSAGLEILHLRKPGWSNLQMAELLDGIDPAHHPRIMIHSNYDLLEKYQLRGAHLPSRSIHPCSTTPAYSRSRSCHSIEEVECLAGIYEYLFISPVFDSVSKQGYLSAVSVDELHNCTNSSGRRLVALGGITAQKLPELSSSICWGAAALGTIWQHEGVVERVSAFRNLQKIADRI, from the coding sequence ATGAAACTGCTGGTTATTTCCACTCCCGGTTTTGATGGTGCGGAGACAGAGACAATTAACGCATTATTTTCAGCAGGTCTTGAGATTTTACACCTGCGTAAACCTGGGTGGAGTAATCTTCAGATGGCTGAGTTGCTGGATGGGATTGATCCGGCTCACCACCCCAGGATAATGATCCATTCCAATTATGATTTGTTGGAAAAATACCAGCTTCGCGGAGCTCATCTTCCCTCCAGATCGATTCATCCGTGTAGCACCACGCCTGCTTACAGTCGCAGCAGGTCCTGCCATTCCATAGAAGAAGTCGAGTGTTTGGCCGGTATCTATGAATATCTCTTTATCAGCCCGGTTTTTGATTCGGTGTCCAAGCAGGGGTATTTGTCGGCAGTTTCTGTTGATGAACTGCACAACTGTACGAACAGTTCCGGCAGAAGACTGGTTGCCCTGGGGGGTATAACTGCACAAAAGCTTCCTGAACTTTCCTCCAGTATTTGCTGGGGTGCTGCCGCTCTTGGCACTATCTGGCAGCATGAAGGAGTGGTCGAGCGGGTAAGTGCTTTTCGAAATTTGCAGAAGATTGCCGACCGAATCTGA
- the thiS gene encoding sulfur carrier protein ThiS, with product MHVVINDQKYALAEEATVKDALHLLNMTEEGLAVAVNYAVIPKNNWPVHVLSDGDVVMLVMATQGG from the coding sequence ATGCACGTTGTAATTAATGATCAGAAGTATGCGCTGGCCGAAGAGGCCACCGTAAAGGATGCTCTGCATTTGCTGAATATGACGGAAGAAGGTCTCGCTGTAGCCGTCAACTATGCAGTTATCCCCAAGAATAATTGGCCAGTCCATGTGCTGTCTGACGGCGATGTGGTAATGCTTGTTATGGCGACTCAGGGGGGCTGA
- a CDS encoding GlsB/YeaQ/YmgE family stress response membrane protein, with translation MGILSWVFLGLVVGLLAKFIMPGADPGGFIVTIIIGIVGAFVGGFISTRLGFGTVTGFNFSSLLIATGGAVLLLLGYRMIKK, from the coding sequence ATGGGTATTCTCTCTTGGGTTTTCCTTGGCCTGGTTGTGGGCTTGTTAGCGAAATTTATTATGCCGGGGGCTGATCCCGGTGGCTTTATCGTAACAATTATTATCGGAATTGTAGGTGCCTTTGTGGGTGGCTTCATTTCAACCAGGCTTGGCTTCGGCACCGTAACCGGTTTCAACTTCTCCAGCTTGCTCATAGCTACTGGTGGTGCCGTTTTATTACTTTTAGGGTATCGAATGATAAAAAAATAG
- a CDS encoding transferrin-binding protein-like solute binding protein codes for MKLLQAFSVVSCSLGLLTLTGCGGGGSSTDTANDIAPQPFSESGLSAGFDVEISDGTVTVTDQGISSNSTAEIEYNSNGDVQSVSVTTPKGTIDWNDNSGTINPITDNSVILVLSDDRSKLGAFSDPYNAGFDYQTFGIWFNKVDDSNRSFEAITIGTLTPDSAIPSTGSATFNGSTTGFYIDTGYDDPFLTQSDLELTADFENRNVTFTTSNTQKYNLADTGGFTDASDLDITKNTLSISEGSNKFSGQLTTDNGLTGGAEGKFYGPNAEEAGGVFSLVSTSGDSGYVGSFGAVK; via the coding sequence ATGAAACTTTTACAGGCTTTCTCAGTTGTTAGCTGCAGCTTGGGCCTTTTGACTCTGACAGGTTGTGGCGGTGGCGGCAGTTCAACCGATACAGCCAATGACATAGCCCCCCAACCTTTTTCTGAATCAGGATTATCCGCCGGATTTGATGTTGAGATAAGTGACGGTACTGTTACCGTTACAGACCAAGGTATCAGCTCTAATTCCACAGCAGAAATTGAATATAATTCCAATGGCGATGTGCAAAGTGTGTCAGTCACCACCCCTAAGGGAACCATTGATTGGAATGATAATTCCGGCACAATAAACCCTATCACAGATAATTCAGTGATACTTGTTTTAAGCGACGATAGATCCAAGCTGGGAGCATTTTCAGATCCATATAATGCAGGCTTCGACTATCAGACTTTTGGTATATGGTTTAACAAAGTTGACGATTCCAACAGGTCTTTTGAGGCAATCACAATAGGTACACTAACGCCTGACAGCGCAATCCCCTCGACAGGAAGTGCGACATTTAATGGATCAACAACTGGTTTTTATATAGATACGGGATATGACGATCCGTTTCTTACGCAAAGTGATTTGGAACTTACCGCAGATTTCGAGAATAGAAATGTAACCTTCACTACAAGTAATACTCAAAAGTACAATTTGGCCGATACTGGTGGATTCACCGATGCTTCAGACCTTGATATAACCAAAAATACCTTAAGTATTAGTGAGGGATCCAATAAATTTTCAGGGCAATTAACGACGGATAATGGACTTACAGGCGGTGCAGAAGGAAAGTTTTACGGGCCAAATGCTGAGGAAGCCGGTGGAGTTTTCTCATTGGTTAGCACATCAGGCGATTCAGGATATGTTGGTAGCTTTGGAGCAGTAAAATAA
- a CDS encoding surface lipoprotein assembly modifier, with amino-acid sequence MTFKSLFFLAMLLLGSGGFFFPASAVAAQKVVLQSDATDPLQVLFEVGLVELNKGNTESAVQIFQALAQQSPSPRVQLELARALYLDHKYRSARELFNSVLDRPNIPWAVRRNIDVYLDEIDSRLGFVHLDFALVSDSNPCNFTDKKIITILGQPMEVIEPENNEQIWGINYSLRAARAHFDDNWLVTYVDAFFTDYEGGDFDRFGANVGIQVTPPAFPEMRFKAGLNENFYAGDHFYEYPYGNIIYSPNKFLNYDLKFDFELGYLKVIDASYLDAVNTTLTTSLSTRNFGKIRWTADLYLEGSHTDEKAYTYYGGSIGATLYYSIIDSLELRPSLSFGKRTYQGTDPFWGQTRDDDIIKISFSIVKSNLQIFGYTPEVGIAYQENYSNIDYYNYSKVALITNFTR; translated from the coding sequence ATGACATTCAAAAGCCTCTTTTTTCTGGCTATGCTTTTACTGGGAAGCGGAGGCTTCTTTTTTCCAGCATCTGCTGTCGCCGCGCAAAAGGTAGTTCTCCAATCTGACGCAACAGACCCACTGCAGGTTCTCTTTGAGGTTGGTCTTGTGGAGCTCAACAAGGGGAACACCGAATCCGCAGTTCAGATATTTCAGGCCCTGGCCCAGCAATCACCAAGCCCTCGGGTTCAGCTCGAACTGGCCAGGGCTCTCTACCTGGATCACAAATACCGATCAGCGAGAGAACTCTTTAACAGCGTACTGGACAGGCCGAACATCCCCTGGGCCGTCAGAAGAAACATTGATGTCTATCTTGATGAGATAGACTCACGACTTGGCTTTGTACACCTCGATTTCGCCCTGGTAAGTGACAGCAACCCCTGTAATTTCACCGACAAAAAAATTATTACCATCCTGGGACAGCCCATGGAGGTTATTGAGCCTGAGAATAATGAACAAATTTGGGGAATCAATTATTCACTGAGAGCTGCCCGTGCCCATTTCGATGATAACTGGTTGGTCACATATGTAGACGCTTTTTTTACCGATTATGAAGGAGGTGATTTCGATAGATTCGGCGCGAACGTGGGAATTCAGGTTACACCTCCAGCATTTCCTGAAATGCGATTTAAGGCAGGGCTCAATGAAAACTTCTACGCTGGTGATCATTTTTATGAATACCCATATGGAAATATCATATATTCGCCAAATAAGTTTTTAAATTACGACCTTAAATTTGACTTCGAACTAGGCTATCTCAAAGTCATAGACGCAAGTTATCTCGATGCGGTCAATACAACTCTCACAACCAGCCTTAGCACCAGAAACTTCGGGAAGATCCGCTGGACTGCGGATCTCTATCTCGAAGGTTCCCACACTGATGAAAAGGCCTATACATATTACGGGGGCTCAATAGGTGCGACTCTCTATTACTCCATTATTGATTCCCTGGAACTCCGCCCATCGTTGTCTTTCGGCAAACGTACCTACCAGGGAACCGATCCTTTCTGGGGACAAACCCGAGACGATGATATTATCAAGATCAGCTTTTCAATAGTTAAAAGCAACCTGCAGATATTCGGCTATACCCCTGAAGTTGGTATCGCCTATCAGGAGAACTATTCCAACATAGATTACTACAACTACTCCAAGGTTGCGCTCATCACAAACTTCACCAGATAA
- a CDS encoding winged helix-turn-helix transcriptional regulator — translation MRHDTYKCNQGCPVEATLELIGGKWKGVMLYHLLEKTYRFGELKRMMPGITQHMLTKQLRELEADGIISRKVYAEVPPKVEYSLTECGESLREIITLMRDWGRKHFEL, via the coding sequence ATGCGTCACGACACATATAAATGCAACCAGGGATGCCCGGTTGAGGCAACTTTGGAATTGATTGGTGGAAAATGGAAAGGGGTTATGCTCTACCATTTACTGGAGAAGACATATCGTTTTGGTGAATTGAAGCGGATGATGCCGGGAATAACCCAGCACATGCTGACCAAACAGCTCCGTGAACTGGAAGCTGACGGAATCATCTCGCGCAAGGTCTATGCGGAGGTACCGCCCAAAGTGGAATACTCGCTGACCGAGTGTGGAGAGAGTCTGCGGGAGATAATAACGCTGATGCGTGACTGGGGCAGAAAACACTTTGAGCTGTAA